The following are encoded together in the Chanodichthys erythropterus isolate Z2021 chromosome 16, ASM2448905v1, whole genome shotgun sequence genome:
- the klhl24a gene encoding kelch-like protein 24a → MVLILDRRLNHENSGGVPEPPAIKRKVFEMESKTLSEAFNFSSGSSHSESVLQVFNEFRDSRLFTDVIISVQGREFPCHRAVLSACSSYFRAMFCNDHRESREMLVEINGIQADAMDTFLQYVYTSHALITTQNVQFVFETASLFQIATLRDACAKFLEEQLDPCNCLGIQRFADAHSLKQLASRCRCFALLNFPEVAQHEEFLDLHKDELEEYLASDELSIGREEVVFEAVMHWVYHSIEYRRPMLKDLLQHVRLPLLHPNYFVQTVEGDKLIQNAPECYQLLHEARRYHVLGNEMMSPRTRPRRSTGFSEVIVVVGGCERVGGFNLPYTECYDPMTGEWTSLAKHPEYTKSEYAVCALRNDILVSGGRINSSYVWMYNSQLNVWIRVASLNKGRWRHKMTVLLGKVYAVGGYDGQCCLSNVEVYDSFSNRWTEVAPMKEAVYSPAVTSCAGKLFVIGGAPDENSCSNKVQCYDPETDSWQLRACIPITKPNISAVSLNNLIYVCGGLTKSIYCYDPSQDHWMHVGHTFSRQESCGISICNGKIYILGGRGENGDASDNIVCYDPGSGIITSTAAMPRPISYHGCVTIHRFSEKQRKP, encoded by the exons ATGGTGCTCATTTTGGATCGCCGTCTGAATCATGAGAACTCTGGAGGCGTGCCTGAACCGCCAGCGATCAAGCGTAAAGTCTTTGAGATGGAGTCTAAGACCCTGAGCGAGGCGTTTAACTTCTCTTCCGGATCCTCTCACTCCGAGAGCGTCCTCCAGGTCTTCAACGAGTTCCGCGACAGCCGCCTCTTCACGGACGTGATCATCAGTGTCCAGGGGCGCGAGTTCCCCTGTCACCGTGCCGTGCTGTCGGCCTGCAGCAGCTACTTCCGTGCCATGTTCTGCAATGACCACCGGGAGAGCCGCGAGATGCTGGTGGAGATCAACGGCATCCAGGCGGACGCTATGGACACGTTTCTGCAGTACGTTTACACCAGCCATGCCCTCATCACCACACAAAACGTCCAGTTCGTCTTCGAGACCGCCAGCCTCTTTCAGATCGCCACTCTGAGGGATGCTTGCGCAAAATTCCTGGAGGAGCAGCTGGACCCCTGCAACTGCCTCGGCATCCAGCGCTTCGCAGATGCTCACTCCCTCAAACAGCTGGCCAGTCGTTGCCGTTGTTTCGCCTTGCTGAATTTTCCAGAGGTGGCGCAGCATGAGGAGTTTCTAGACCTCCACAAGGACGAGCTGGAGGAATACTTGGCTAGCGATGAACTGTCCATTGGCAGGGAGGAGGTGGTGTTTGAGGCGGTGATGCATTGGGTCTACCACAGCATAGAGTATCGCAGGCCCATGCTGAAAGATCTGCTGCAACATGTCCGACTGCCTCTGCTGCACCCAAACTATTTTGTACAGACG GTAGAAGGTGATaaactgatccagaatgctcCAGAATGTTACCAGCTGCTGCATGAAGCACGTCGCTACCATGTACTTGGAAATGAGATGATGTCACCACGTACAAGACCACGCAG GTCCACTGGCTTCTCTGAAGTCATTGTGGTGGTGGGAGGCTGTGAGCGAGTGGGGGGGTTCAATCTGCCATACACAGAATGTTACGACCCCATGACGGGAGAGTGGACATCTCTTGCTAAACACCCCGAGTACACCAAGTCTGAGTATGCAGTGTGTGCCCTCCGCAACGACATTCTCGTGTCAG GTGGACGCATCAACAGCAGTTATGTGTGGATGTATAACTCTCAGCTCAATGTCTGGATCAGAGTGGCCTCTCTTAATAAGGGACGTTGGAGACACAAGATGACCGTCCTGCTGGGGAAG GTGTATGCAGTTGGAGGTTATGATGGGCAGTGTTGTCTCAGTAACGTGGAGGTGTATGATTCCTTCTCCAACCGCTGGACTGAGGTGGCCCCTATGAAAGAAGCCGTTTACTCCCCGGCGGTCACCAGCTGTGCTGGAAAACTCTTCGTCATCGGAGGAGCACCTGATGAAAACAGCTGCTCCAATAAG GTCCAGTGTTATGATCCAGAGACAGACAGCTGGCAGCTGAGGGCATGTATTCCCATCACCAAACCCAATATTTCTGCCGTTTCTCTCAATAACCTCATCTACGTTTGCGGGGGCCTCACCAAGTCCATCTACTGCTACGATCCTTCACAGGACCACTGGATGCATGTGGGCCACACCTTCAGCAGACAG GAGAGTTGTGGTATATCAATTTGTAATGGAAAGATCTACATTCTGGGTGGACGAGGTGAAAATGGTGATGCATCTGACAACATCGTGTGCTACGACCCTGGCTCCGGCATCATCACAAGCACGGCTGCTATGCCTCGTCCCATCTCCTACCATGGCTGTGTTACCATACACCGTTTCAGCGAGAAACAACGTAAACCCTGA